The following nucleotide sequence is from Leptodactylus fuscus isolate aLepFus1 chromosome 10, aLepFus1.hap2, whole genome shotgun sequence.
ttaagaaggtgctatcctccaggcggtcctggtcaatattactctcagcatccgagtcatcacctgtgtcaggctccctattgtggtcaggcgccattttcagcgatccggcgggagattgtcgatttttctttctaagatacttttgcaagtcactttggagtttagtttgattgggagtaccagcgaggtctgtgcctttgtctttatttggtttaaccatcttgatggatgcaatataagtgagggagagggacgaggtcaagactataacatctagcaaacagagagcatcagtctaaatgacaacatagacaagagtgttcttggagattcacttaggtacagggaggggagaggtccccaaatatcaataggtaaggttgacaatctcagcgtctaggcagacagtcgtcctctgcaagcgaggtatcaggtataattgggttctacgtctcttagtgcagtagtggggatgatattcctgtaggtaagacagcctttcccaatcttaactgctacgactaatccacaggggaggttcggatgagaccctgttagagaaggcggcagggggctgcaggggagggcaagaaagcccaggtgtgggagtgcggaaagaatgtagaataactctagccgaggaccgtagatatcgagggtcagggacaccacttatgggatatgaatgtaaaactttccggagaggagatataggggaggagggtagcagaagggtttattaaagcagacaaggccggaggacctgatggtataagcgcaagagttcttaaaatgtgcagtgaccagctgtgtggtattattacacacatgtacaatacgagtctaaagctgggagtggtacctcgactgtggaaaacatcttgtgtggtgccagtcccaaagatacccaacccggtgggctacaatgactaccgacccgtagcactgacatctcacctgatgaaggtcccagagagactggtcctgacacacctacaccccctagtgagctccgctctggaccccctccagtttgcctatcggccgggcattggggtagatgacgccatcatccaccttcttcatagagttctctctcacctagagaaacccgggaacactgtgagaatattgttctttgacttctccagtgcgttcaacaccattcagcaagggctactgagggaaaagctgaaccttggtggagtggaccatcacctgtccaactggaccctagactacctgacaacccgccctcagtatgtgagagcccgggactgtgtgtctgacactgtgatctgtagtacgggggcaccacaaggtccagttcttgccccatttctcttcacactgtacactgctgacttcaggcacaactcatccagctgttacttacagaagtcctccgatgactctgctatagtcggccttatcactgatggcgacgatagggaatacagagacttaaacctggactttgttgaatggtgccagcggaaccagctcagtattaatgctgggaagaccaaggagatggtggtggactttagtaaacggagaggtgctccgaccccggtggagatccagggaatatgtattgagatagtcaggacctgtaagtacctgggcgtgctcctcactaataaactagactgggctgatcacctggaggcgctgcacagaaagggccacagcagactctacctgctcaggtggctgagggccttcggagtccaggggacacttcttagggccttcttcaactctgtggttgcctcagccatctttttcggtgtggcctgctgggggtgcagtccatcaaccagggacagaaacagacgtgacaggctgatcaggagggccagctctgtcctggggagccccctggacccagtacaggtggtgggtgacagaaggatactgtctgtggtgacctccatgcgggagaacaaatcccaccccatgtatgggaccttgatgggacttggcagcactgtaagtgaccgtctgcttcaccccaagtgtgagaagaagctatcgcaggtccttccttccaaccgcgaccgggctgtataatttacatcagaccaagcgaagacactccgcacagacaactaaatgactatgacgatgaccatgaagtcttccttctttctcttccgttccttagctgccatggactcctagtatatcttctcttctcagcatatgtgtgtctgcgtctgtattatattactgtgtattatcctgtattactaggctgctgtaacatgctggaatttccccaatgtaggactattaaaggattatcttatcttatcataggtcctcaagtgcagattaatgtggcctgctactgtttccaactccaggggaagggagaaatgcagattcggctcacctccatgtcaggatacgagtgggttaaactgaagggcagctgcaggcgtctcagtgtagttggtctgtagctgctgcttcatgcagagaggcaggctgcgctccaagatgggtaggtctggagctgggcgcaaatcacagccggatagctgtccggcaagtcacaccccttcttccggatctgggttctgcgtagaagtcacatcaggggccggcccttacactttaggctagggatcctagtgaggcctactcaaaatggctgccgggtctgggagaagagatccagaatctgaggttccgtacctcgaaatacctcctctccaggctgctccagaaccagaagcagctgtgatgtcgcgggagatgtctcctgcgctccgcaggccgtggtgactccagaagaaggcaggccgcaaaaaaaacaaaatggcggtcgtgactcctatgatcagctgcccggtaaagtaagagagctggatgaaggcagtaagtggctggaacgcgccagaggtcctctcctgggtcggatgagcggtccagagctgcgagggactacgccgggagctggaacaagtcggcagcaggtaagtccaaaaacaagatggcggccgggtcctgtgggacagaaggccgcaacagtttatatcctcaggagcgctgtaaaagtgtgaaataacaccccaaaatagcagacagaggcttggaggagagcctcggggttgttatctgtatggatggctgagatcaccgccggtaagaaacggatgaaagtgtccaagtcaggagctcacagcagatgcgaccgctctggttgccggctagccatgccccctccccctcccacagtatatctatccctgtctcacagtcacatagttcacagtctcatatgaaccgaatctgaaatcccccattcatatgaagcggaggtcacctgattcagccagccaattactttttctgacttttttttttttttttcgatgccgcggttgtcgtagttcctgtcccacctcccctgcacaaaaaaaaaaaaaaaagaaagaaaaagcgccagggaaggtgggaggggatacaaatttttagtgcgtttgccgcgtggtattcaattggaatggaatatcttgagcagcctgaataccaattcgatggaacgctgttggctcatctctaatccctactgatcccttagactgttaggaccccacagatcaactgtttctcgGAGCAGGCAAATCCCATTATTGTTTAAATGTGGGGCGCTGCTTATTCGCTGTGTTCTTACaaccgcagttgtgggtactgtAGTTGTACCCTGTTCAAGTGTATGAGAtgccgctgcagcacccataaccatttcAAACAAGAATATGTTGTAGGGAGGGGCCCCAGTCAGTAGAACATCCCGTCAGAGGGCCCCCGCATAATATAGTGCCATTCTTAAGTGATATGCAGGTTATTTGGGAGCCACCGCCAAAGGACTGCGAGACAGCACCTGGAATTTGGGACTGTTCTGCTGTATTCAGGAGGGCCGAGAGGGCTCCCTCGCTGCCATAGGGTACAGTTCGGGTTCACTAGTTGTCCTATATTTAAAGTAGTTCTGTGCACAATCCTTTTGGGTGATGTTATTCAGCTCCTGCATATGATGTACAGCATTACCTAGAATCGAACAGGAGGGCTGGTGGAGGATGGAGCAATTGGGGAATATATCATTGCCTGTCAGCCAttgcctgttggaataatccaatcggTATTGGCCTAATGGTCATCAGTCTTTGGGGACGGCATTATGTGGTGCGGAACAggtctgtgtaaaatgtagaggggTGCAGCATAAGGCGCGGGGCGCCGTACCAGGCGAGACGACGTAGCAGCATACTGCACTAttttgccttttcttttttttttttttttttttctccccttattCTGCAGATGACACCTTCTGTACGTAAACCTGAGCTGTAAAGCCGGAGGAGATATAGGCAGTGACGGTGACGGCTCCTAcaggtttatgtttgtgtaaagacagtcaccactattacaatattgtctgacccctgtataagcaatgccgcccctgctacctcttgtgccaccccctttacctcacagattgtaagctcttgcgagcagggccctcagtcccattgtgtgacgtgactatttctttgtaatgcatttttctctctgtatttgaaccctacaagttgtacagcgctgcagaatacgttggcactataaaaataaaatgtattattctattattattcatcatctgttttcccttagtcctaacaacaGCACAAGCTCCTTTTAGTTCATTCTGTTCATGCCCCTCTTCATGGGGCGTGTAGCACAGCGTCGGATGAGTACGCAAGGCAGAGTGTCAGGAGATGAATATGAAGAGGGGCGTGAAGAGAATTAAGAACTAAGGGGCGGCGAGAGGTTATGAcgtgggggtgctcggagcaagAGGGGCAATCCCCCTGAGTTCCATGAGCGGGATTTGCATACTGCAATAAACAGATTTTGACAGAAACagcaaagaggagaagaagagactggaaggtgggagtagaatggcctttttaaccccttcccgacatgcgccgtaatagtacggcgcatgtcgggtctgtaactatggcgaccgctcgggagccgggcggccgccatagccgccgggtgtctactgctttaaggcattaacccctgcggcgccacggtcaaaggcgccggaggcgccatttttccggcgacgcatgggcgccgccattttgccggtggtcgcctgctcctggagcatgctccagggccgacgtcacgttggcatgacagccgggagcctttacaaggctcccaggcttgtctgcaaatgctctcttttgcaggctggtctatgcagcctgcaaaagaaaggatgattttttgctttagcattgcaatgcattagtgatcagaccccctggggttcaacgcccgtagggggtctaataaatgggaaaaaaaatcaaataaataaagttaaaataaaaataaaataataataataaaacataaaaagaattacaaattcaaatcactcccctttccctagaacacatataaaagtagttaaaaactgtgaaacacatacatgttaggtatccccgcgtccaaaattgcccgctctaaaaatctataaaaatatctttcctgttcggtaaacgctgtagcgggaaaaatagtcaaaagtgccaaagtgccgtttttttttttttttttcagtgttttgattctgatataaattggaataaaaagtgatcaaagcaataacatttcccgaaaatggtagaactaaagagtacacccgaccccgcaaaaaaagacgccatacacatctctgtacacggacgtataaaaaagttacggctgtcggaatatggcgacttttagaaaaaaacaaaacaaaacagttttggaattttttttaaggggtcgaaatttaaataaaaccatagaaatgtggtatccctggaaccgtaccgaaacacagaatacaggggacatgtcattttggctgcacagtgaacgccgtaaaaccaaagcctgtaagaatgtcgcagaaatgcatttttttcttcaaatccaccccattctgatggtttttcctgcttcccagtacattatatagaataattaatggtggcatcaggaagaaaaatttgtcccgcaaaaattaagacctcatatggctctgggagcggagaaataaaaaagttatggggcttagaaggaggggagtaaaaaacgaaacaaaaaaaaaaaaaaaaaatgccattgccgggaaagggttaaagacgatCGTCTAACGACAGAATTAGAGCCCCGGTAACCGTCCTATGTAGTATCTGTGCGCCACCTGCTGGCTGGGatccgtatatacagggtctTTCGAGCTGTGCCGTTTGTTCCCCGCGCCCCCATCTGGATCAGCGTGGAACTGCACAGCCCGCACCCGGGGTTCACTATAACTGCAGCCTCGCGGCGATTACACAAGGATGCCCATAGGGGGCAGAGAGGAGATCCCGCAGCCGGGAGAAGAATTAGatccggggaggagggggtgcggcTCCGGAATGCAATAGTCCTATTGACAGAGAAGAAGGTCTGGAGCAGTGAGAACAGCGCCCTGCATGTTATCTAGTAGGCCGGCTAGAAGGAGCCGCTGACCGCTGACCCTCGGCAATGGGAGAATGAGCGGGAAATTCAAAGTGATCCATTGTCTtatgtcagccaatcagcgcgAGACAGAGGAGGGGCTTGTAGGAGTCACGCCGAAGAATTACGTCATCAATgcagggttctccttctggtccgaccactctctatataaaaaggcggctgtgcggagggacgcttgttctagtctgtcagcagcacagaagatgtctggtcgcggtaaaggagggaaaggtctcggcaagggcggtgccaagcggcacaggaaggtgctccgggataacatccagggcatcaccaagcctgccatccgccgtctggctcgcagaggaggcgtcaagcgcatctccggtctcatctatgaggaaactcgcggtgtcctgaaagtcttcctggagaacgtcatccgtgacgccgtcacctacaccgagcacgccaagaggaagaccgtcaccgccatggacgtggtgtacgcgctcaagcgtcagggccgcactctctacggcttcggaggctaattccgccgctccccgactctctacttcataacccaaaggctcttctcagagccgccacatcctcctgagaacagagctgtccccgccacccacctctcctctgccttgtaGGTCTGGGGCTGCAGACGCCTCCTGTAGGCTGTAATGTCATCACTGCTGGAATACTGGAGAGAGTAGAAGAAGAAAACGGTCCAAACCTTCGGAATCTAAGCTTTGTGAACAGGTCCCTAGAAGTAGTCCTACTGCGGCTCTGCAGTGTAACCCCCGTGCCGGCAGCTCGGGCCGATAAGTAGCAGCTTAGTTTAACCCTCCAATCGCAGGTGCGTGCACTGCACCTCGTAGAGATGTCAATGTAGCAAGCCGGAGATTAGAGCTTCTCTTTGGGTGTATAGTAAGTCTAGCAAGTACAAGAAAATAGCTGGAAAGATAGGTTCTGGGTAGAAACacgtgcagcagcagcagcagcaagaagccagaaatggagggctcagcagctctagtgtggaaggtgtggggggctcttagaagagcctttggggtgatagtacagagcaggtgatggagccgattacttggcgctggtgtacttggtgacggccttggtgccctcggacacggcgtgcttggccaactctccgggcagcagcaggcgcacggcggtctggatctcccgggaggtgatggtggagcgCTTGTTGTAGTGAGCCAGGCGGGAGGCTTCTCCTGCGATGCGCTCGAAGATGTCGTTGACGAAGGAATTCATGACGACCATGGCCTTGGAGGAGATACCGGTGTCGGGGTGGACCTGCTTCAGCACCTTGTACACGTAGATGGCATAGCTCTCCTTCCTGGCCCTCTTACGCttcttgccgtccttcttctgggccttggtcacggctttcttggagcccttcttgggcgctggggcagacttggcgggatcaggcatggtataacacggaGATCTCTTTCACACGAGAATGAGAGAAAGTAATGTCTGTGCTCCTCCCAGCGCAGCCCTATTTATAGgcgggctatgcaaatgagcgccGCTGTCTGTGCGCTGTTCTACTGGACCAGCAAACCATGTGACTTTTGCAAGCCCCGCCTGCTGAAGCGGATTGGTggttccacaaatctggcctctaTTGGCGGCTTGAGATGTGTCCAATGAGAGTTGCAGGAGGGCGgggcagaactatatatataaggCAGGAGGAGCCGGTACAGGGCAGGATATTCTGTGTTCCATTACAGTAACTGACGATCCACGAACCATGTCTGGACGCGGCAAGCAAGGAGGCAAAGCTCGTGCTAAGGCCAAGACCCGCTCATCCCGGGCGGGACTTCAGTTCCCCGTCGGTCGTGTGCACAGGCTTCTCCGCAAGGGCAACTACGCCGAGAGGGTTGGTGCTGGTGCTCCCGTCTACCTGGCGGCCGTACTGGAGTATCTGACCGCTGAGATCCTGGAGTTGGCTGGTAATGCTGCACGGGACAACAAGAAGACCCGCATCATCCCCCGTCACCTGCAGCTGGCCGTGCGCAATGACGAGGAGCTGAACAAACTGCTGGGTGGCGTGACCATCGCCCAGGGAGGCGTCCTGCCCAACATCCAGGCCGTGCTGCTGCCCAAGAAGACCGAGAGCAGCAAGCCCAGCAAGAGCAAGTGAGCGCCGCTCCCACCCCATCCGTCTATACAagcaaaggctcttctaagagccacCACCTTGTCTACAGCAGAGCTGCCTCCTGTCTACAATACGGGCTGTCCGTCTATTCTGAAGCCAACTCCTGGCCCGACCGGCGGCCCTTACAGGGAAGCACCGTGGGGTGACTGAGCGGGAGGAGGATTCACTCTGTAGGGAGATGTGGTGCGGGCGCGGGGTTTTGTGTCAGGTCGGGCTGGTGGTAATCTGCTAATGCTCTCTTCCCAGGCAGGTAGTATAAGCGGAGCTTAGATATAACGAACGGGCGGGCGGGCGCGCGCTGATACAAAGCCGAGGTGAGCGCCGGCTCCTCCGGGTGACGCTTTGtcttttctccccgctcacacggttGGTGGTTTTGAAATTCCCGCTCAGTCGCAGTGACCGTTACAATCCGCGCGAGAGCCGGCAGCGTCACGTGGCGCAGAGAGAAGGGGCGCGAATTTCAAAACCTCCCCAGAGCTGAGCCCTCTCCCACTGAAGAAGATTCAGCAGCGGACTGGGGCGGCCCTCAGGTTATTGTAGAAGGATGTGCGGAGTAGGCATATACTAGgtacggagaggagggagggagatgtggtTGCGGGCGCAGGGTCTTGTCAGTTAGGGATAGTAATGGCTGTGCTCAtcctaatcctctctccccgccagGGCACAGCCCACGGTGGCAGGCTTACAAGTGCCGATGAAACGGGCGTTAAAGGGCTGATCCGGGTGAACCTTTGTCtatctccccgctcacacggttGGTGGTTTTGCAATTCCCATTCAGTGACCGTTACAACCCGCGCGAGAGCCGGCAGCGTCACGTGGTGCAGAGAGAATGGGCGCGAATTTCAAACCCTCCCCAACTGAAGAAGATTCAGCGGCGCTCAGGTCATTGTAGAAGGCGCTAGGGAGAGATGCGCGGAGTAGGCACATACTAGcgacggagaggagggagggagggagatgtggtgcgggcgcagggtcagttagggatagtaatggctgtgctcatcctaatcctctctccccgccagGGCACAGCCCACGGTGGCAGGTTTAGAAGTGCCGATGAAACGGGCGTTAAAGGGCTGATCCGGGCGAACCTTTGTCTATCTTCCCGCTCAATCGTAGATTCCCATTCATTCAGTGACCGTTACAACCCGCGCGAGAACCGGCAGCGTCAGGTGGTGCAAAGGGAGAAAGGACGCGAATTTCAAGCCTCCGCCTGTCTATTACATcctccgctgctgctgctgcgaagTAAGATTGAGTCAGCAGTCAGTGGGGGCGGCGCTCAGGTTACTGTAGAGGGCGCTGCAGTTACATATGTGCCTGTTATACATACAAAGGAGGGAGACGAGATATCGCTAACTCAGTGACTGTAAGGGAAAGGGTAACCTCTCTATTAGCAGCCAGTGAaggcttctcttctcccctcccgaGAGGAGAAAGACAACGGCTACAGCTCGTCTGAGGGAGGATTtggtggctctgagaagagcctttgtgtTGTCAGACGGTGCCTGGGCAGATTTAAGCCCTCTCCCCACGAATCCTGCGGGCCAGCTGGATGTCTTTGGGCATGATGGTGACCCTCTTGGCGTGGATGGCGCACAGGTTGGTGTCCTCAAAGAGCCCGACCAGGTAAGCTTCGCTAACTTCCTTGCAGGGCCATGACGGCGGAGCTCTGGAAGCGGAGATCCGTCTTGAAGTCCTGGGCGATCTCTCGAACCAGGCGCTGGAAGGGAAGCTTACGGATCAGCAGCTCGGTGGACTTCTGGTAGCGGCGGATTTCACGCAGAGCGACTGTACCAGGGCGGTAGCGGTGAGGCTTCTTCACTCCGCCGGTGGCGGGAGCGCTCTTCCTGGCGGCCTTAGTGGCCAGCTGCTTGCGGGGAGCTTTCCCTCCGGTGGATTTGCGGGCGGTCTGCTTGGTTCTTGCCATCGCTTCAGTATAGACGTTACACAGCGGTGATATGAGCTGAGGAGCGGAAAGAGCGACATATTTATACAGCCGGGGCTCGTCCTCATTGGCTCATGGAAAGCCCGCCCCCTCCATCTCATTGGTTTATTTCTACAGTCCAGCATTAGCGCTCATGCCCCTCCCCCAGACCCCGTGCAGCACGGCGCTGTACAGCCCCCGCCGGCATGCATCAGGCTACACAGGGGACAATCTGTGGCGTTCCCCCCCGCAACATAACGAGGCGATTAGAACCTGTAAACCTGAGGAGAGAAACGGAGGGAAATTCAAACCTGGTGGAAGCGCCAATCAGCTGCGGAGGGCGGGGATTATGATGCtggcactggtcacatgacttgctggtccagtagaacagcgcgcagacagcggcgctcatttgcatagcccgcCTATAAATAGGGCTGCGCTGGGAGGAGCACAGACATTATTTTCTCTCATTCTCGTGTGGGAAAAGATCGCCGTGCTACCATGCCTGATCCCGCCAAGTCTGCCCCAGCGCCCAAGAAGGGCTCCAAGAAAGCCGTGACCAAGgcccagaagaaggacggcaagaagcgtaagagggccaggagggagagctaTGCCATCTACGTGTACAAGGTGCTGAAGCAGGTCCACCCCGACACCGGCATTTCTTCCAAGGCCATGAGCATCATGAATTCCTTCGTCAACGACGTCTTTGAGCGCATCGCAGGAGAAGCCTCCCGCCTGGCTCACTATAACAAGcgctccaccatcacctcccgggagatccagacctccgtgcgcctgctgctgcccggagagttggccaagcacgccgtgtccgagggcaccaaggccgtcaccaagtacaccagcgccaagtaatcggctccatcacctgctctgtactatcaccccaaaggctcttctaagagcccccccaccccttccacACTAGAGCTGCTGAGCCCTTCATTTCTGGTGTTTATTCCCCGGACCAGAGGCTTTATTTATCCCGATCCGTTTTGTCATTGTATTTATGGACGTTACAccgcactgtttgtattatcctcaaGGCGAAGGAACTTATCCGCCTGATAACCTCGTATCTATCGCGTGTATCTACATCTGCGCACACTGGCAAAGTAAAGGAGAAACTTTAggcagtgcacactgtacagcGACAGGAACGCTCTTAAGATTTATGCATTTGTTCACACGTTCCCTGAAGCTTAAGAGCGTTTATCTCCACGCTCTCCGGTATTCCTACAGTAGCCGCAGCGACAGCTCCAGCCCTAGAGggcagaggagaggtgggtggcggggacagctctgttctctggaggatgtggcggctctgagaagagcctttgggttatgtagtagagagtcggggagcggcggaattaacctccgaagccgtagagagtgcggccctggcgcttgagcgcgtacaccacgtccatggcggtgacggtcttcctcttggcgtgctcggtgtaggtgacggcgtcacggatgacgttctccaggaagactttcaggacaccgcgagtctcctcatagatgagaccggagatgcgcttgacgcctcctctgcgagctagacggcggatggcaggcttggtgatgccctggatgttatcccggagcaccttcctgtgccgcttggcaccgcccttgccgagacctttccctcctttaccgcgaccggacatcttctgtgctgctgctgacagactagaataagcgtccctccgcacagccgcctttttatatagagagtggtcggaccagaaggagaaccctgcTATGATGACGCAATTATGGGGCGTGTCCTGAAgccactccccccctcccctgctttCCTCCTCTGATTGGCAGAACTTTCACCCGTTAGTGATTCGGAGCTTTCCCGCTCATATCCTACAGTTCTCGCCGcctctccctgtccctgctgccgCTCTCAGCTCGGCCCCGGAGACAATGGACGTCTGCCGGCTTTCTCCACCCGCCCCAGTGTCATCACAAACCTACTGCTGGGAGCCGGAGCTCCCCCAGACAAGTCATTCAGCTGCAGCACAGACAGTGCGTTATAAATACAAGAGAACACGCTGAACAGGAGGCAGCAAAGATCCGAGTTTCTGGGTCCAGAAGTGACCCCGAAATAACGGTGTGCGCTCTCAGGGGAGAACGAGCCTGGACGCCGGGAGGttgtactgggggagaaggggatgaGGCTGGGTGACAAGAGCTCTCAGGGGAGCCCCCTCCTCAGCCTGTGTAGGAACGAGTAGTGTCAGGCGGGGGCTCCCCTGAGAGCGCTTGTCACCCAGCCTcatcccccttctcccccagtacaaCCTCCCGGGCGTCCAGGCTCGTTCCCCGCTGATCTGATACAGACCTGGGAGTATGTATCGTTTGTCCCCCTACCACAAGCACGCACACAGCCGCCCGCCGTACACCGCAGCGACCCCCGGCATCAGGCTGCATTCGGGACTGCAGGGATTGTGTAGCTCAGACATActgacaattcctcctcctcctcctcctcctcctccccctttatcCAGACAGAGGCCCCCGCCAGTAACGAGGAGGATGCGCGGCCAATCTACTGGATTACTGCCCCTATAAACCCTCAGCGGCCTCAGCTTTTAGTCCTCATTACTACCCCGCTGGACcggtcacctg
It contains:
- the LOC142183436 gene encoding histone H2B type 1-O-like — protein: MPDPAKSAPAPKKGSKKAVTKAQKKDGKKRKRARKESYAIYVYKVLKQVHPDTGISSKAMVVMNSFVNDIFERIAGEASRLAHYNKRSTITSREIQTAVRLLLPGELAKHAVSEGTKAVTKYTSAK
- the LOC142183435 gene encoding histone H2A type 2-B: MSGRGKQGGKARAKAKTRSSRAGLQFPVGRVHRLLRKGNYAERVGAGAPVYLAAVLEYLTAEILELAGNAARDNKKTRIIPRHLQLAVRNDEELNKLLGGVTIAQGGVLPNIQAVLLPKKTESSKPSKSK